The following proteins come from a genomic window of Malus domestica chromosome 02, GDT2T_hap1:
- the LOC139188789 gene encoding uncharacterized protein, producing MESRVSNLAAQFDEFKKSHDLILLQLRSLMAKGHDSISNSRQPFFKMASHISVVKSDEIVLKLQSFHNEKIQAREKRDEFWSQFRPRYKPKTRSGLRPILKKFKKVHDYGKYHKDDSTKFRSSSKFQEIFGFFRSELAGKNAKVFDLLDKKVEDPVKSPPFLDSDCMKSKIQACVLGSSSPNELVAAFSDKFNQFRTSTSSNREFHCTNDLAQEFIFIISVSDDGFVKIDSLALQVFNERSHSADCDFQLGYHMPISDTGVMKNATIVHLKLGFHELIRDKGGTISQRLFNSKSKNTDCARGFDCSTVVKREVSFDSSMIIDGEYAGILGLHHLEACMDKNRKHESKFTLSRFGNGCCIVCCVVCRVVLNRDYCKGIRDKGGGSKFWYNVAIKCATITPDETRVKEFHLKQMWRSPNGTIRNHLNGTVFGEPFICRNVILLVPDWTMPTCIGRHVFGAQYRATDAIIEGPGKLQLVFEASCYRIREEIC from the exons atggaATCGAGGGTTTCCAATCTGGCAGCCCAGTTCGACGAATTCAAGAAGTCTCACGACTTGATTCTTCTTCAATTGCGGTCCCTCATGGCTAAGGGTCACGATTCAATATCGAATTCGAGGCAACCATTCTTCAAAATGGCGTCTCATATCTCTGTTGTGAAATCGGATGAAATTGTTCTCAAGCTTCAATCCTTCCACAACGAAAAGATTCAAGCCCGTGAGAAAAGAGATGAATTCTGGTCTCAATTTCGTCCAAGATACAAGCCCAAGACTCGTTCTGGTCTACGACCCAtattgaagaaattcaagaaggtGCATGACTACGGCAAATACCACAAAGATGATTCTACAAAGTTTCGTTCCAGTTCCAAATTTCaagaaatttttgggttttttcgaAGTGAATTGGCTGGAAAGAATGCAAAGGTTTTCGATTTACTCGACAAGAAAGTTGAAGACCCTGTGAAAAGTCCTCCATTTCTTGATTCTGATTGCATGAAATCCAAGATTCAAGCTTGCGTTCTGGGTTCTTCATCTCCTAACGAATTGGTTGCTGCGTTTAGCGATAAATTCAATCAATTCAGGACGTCGACTTCGTCTAATCGGGAATTTCACTGCACGAACGACTTGGCCCaagaattcattttcataatttcCGTATCTGATGATGGGTTCGTGAAAATTGATTCACTTGCACTCCAAGTGTTTAATGAAAGGTCACACTCAGCAGATTGTGATTTTCAGTTGGGCTATCACATGCCGATTTCTGACACCGGAG TCATGAAAAATGCTACTATTGTGCATTTGAAGCTTGGTTTCCATGAGTTAATTCGTGACAAGGGTGGGACAATTAGCCAGAGGCTCTTTAATTCAAAGTCCAAGAATACAGATTGTGCTCGGGGTTTTGATTGTTCCACGGTGGTCAAACGTGAGGTAAGTTTTGATTCTTCCATGATCATTGATGGGGAGTATGCTGGTATTTTAGGATTGCATCATTTAGAAGCTTGTATGGACAAGAATAGAAAACATGAAAGCAAGTTCACTCTCTCCAGATTTGGAAATGGTTGCTGTATTGTTTGCTGTGTTGTTTGCCGTGTTGTTCTCAATCGTGACTATTGCAAGGGCATTCGGGATAAGGGTGGTGGCTCAAAATTCTGGTACAATGTCGCAATAAAGTGTGCAACTATCACTCCAGATGAAACTCGTGTTAAGGAGTTCCACTTGAAACAGATGTGGAGGAGTCCAAATGGGACCATACGGAACCATTTAAATGGTACTGTTTTTGGAGAACCTTTTATCTGCAGAAATGTTATCCTTCTTGTTCCAGATTGGACAATGCCAACATGTATTGGGAGACATGTTTTTGGTGCTCAGTACCGAGCAACTGATGCAATCATAGAAGGACCTGGAAAACTTCAATTGGTTTTTGAAGCATCTTGCTATCGAATCAGGGAAGAAATATGTTAG
- the LOC103406787 gene encoding kihadalactone A synthase LFS-like, translated as MATHITNGDGVARVSALNCIDLSSSDTHQSVSLLKQACLDCGFFYLVNHGISEEFMAEVFDQSRRLFELPLSAKMELLRNKNYRGYTPSLDEHLDHENQVHGDYKEGYYIGVELQEDDPEAKKPFYGPNVWPAPDVLPGWRETMEEYHRQCLEVAKSVGRLVALALDLDIHFFDKPEMLGEAIATLRLLHYDGQVSDPANGIFGAGAHSDFGFITLLATDDVAGLQICKDKDAKPQIWEYIPPIKGVFIVNIGDMLERWSNGIFKSTLHRVVGNGQDRYSIAYFIEPSHDCLVECLPTCKSEKNPPKFPPILCRTYLSQRYYNTHANLNVYTEHNK; from the exons ATGGCAACCCACATCACAAACGGCGACGGAGTTGCCAGAGTCTCCGCCCTCAACTGCATCGATCTCTCGAGCTCCGACACCCACCAATCCGTCTCTTTACTCAAACAG GCGTGTTTGGATTGCGGGTTTTTCTACCTGGTGAATCATGGAATAAGCGAGGAATTCATGGCGGAGGTGTTTGATCAGAGCAGGAGGCTTTTCGAGTTGCCATTGAGTGCAAAAATGGAGCTTTTGAGGAACAAGAATTACAGGGGATATACCCCTTCTCTCGACGAGCATCTCGATCATGAAAACCAAGTTCACG GAGATTACAAGGAGGGGTATTACATAGGAGTTGAGCTACAAGAAGATGACCCAGAAGCTAAAAAGCCGTTTTATGGGCCTAATGTTTGGCCTGCTCCAG ATGTGTTGCCGGGGTGGAGGGAGACCATGGAGGAATATCATAGACAATGCTT GGAGGTGGCTAAGTCAGTTGGTAGGCTTGTGGCCCTTGCTCTTGATCTCGACATCCATTTCTTCGACAAACCAGAAATGCTTGGCGAGGCTATAGCAACACTGCGTTTACTACACTACGATG GTCAAGTTTCTGATCCAGCAAATGGAATTTTTGGAGCTGGAGCTCATTCGGACTTTGGTTTTATAACCCTATTGGCAACAGATGATGTTGCAGGTCTCCAA ATATGCAAGGATAAGGATGCGAAACCTCAAATATGGGAATATATACCACCAATAAAAGG GGTATTTATAGTGAATATTGGTGACATGCTGGAACGCTGGAGCAACGGCATTTTCAA GTCCACATTGCATAGAGTTGTAGGGAACGGTCAAGACAGATACTCT ATCGCATACTTTATAGAACCAAGTCACGATTGTCTTGTTGAGTGTTTGCCTACGTGCAAATCTGAAAAGAACCCTCCCAA ATTTCCCCCGATCTTGTGCCGCACTTACCTGAGCCAGCGCTATTACAATACTCACGCCAATCTGAATGTCTACACCGAACATAACAAATAA
- the LOC103426653 gene encoding NADP-dependent malic enzyme, whose protein sequence is MASKLTDPTVKIDPKSTVGGGVEDVYGEDTATEDQLITPWTYSVASGYSLLRDPQYNKGLAFTEKERDAHYLRGLLPPATISQQLQEKKLMNTIRQYQVPLQKYMALTELQERNERLFYKLLIDNVEELLPIVYTPTVGEACQKFGSIFRRPQGLYISLKEKGKVLEVLKNWPVRTVQVIVVTDGERILGLGDLGCQGMGIPVGKLALYTALGGVRPSMCLPVTIDVGTNNEKLLDNEFYIGLRQKRTRGKEYEDLLEEFMSAVKQNYGEKVIVQFEDFANHNAFELLAKYRASHLVFNDDIQGTASVVLAGVVAALKLIGGSLSEHRFLFLGAGEAGTGIAELIALEISKRTKVPVEETRKKIWLVDSKGLIVISRKDSLQHFKQPWAHEHEPVDNLLDAVKAIKPTVLIGSSGVGRTFTKEVIEAVSSFNEKPLILALSNPTSQSECTAEEAYTYSEGRAIFASGSPFDPFEYKGKVFVPGQSNNAYIFPGFGLGLVISGAIRVHDDMLLAASEALAGQVSEENFAKGLIYPPLSNIRKISAQVAANVAAKAYDLGVATRLPRPENLVKHAESCMYSPVYRNYR, encoded by the exons ATGGCGAGCAAGCTCACGGATCCTACGGTTAAGATCGACCCGAAATCCACCGTCGGCGGCGGCGTTGAGGATGTATACGGTGAGGACACTGCCACCGAGGACCAACTTATCACCCCCTGGACTTACTCCGTTGCCAG TGGGTATTCGTTGCTGAGAGATCCTCAATACAACAAAGGGCTAGCATTtacagagaaagagagggacGCCCATTACTTGCGCGGTCTTCTTCCTCCGGCAACTATTTCTCAACAACTCCAG GAGAAGAAGTTGATGAATACCATCCGACAATATCAAGTCCCGTTGCAAAAATATATGGCACTGACGGAACTCCAG GAGAGGAATGAGAGGCTGTTCTACAAACTTCTCATTGATAATGTCGAGGAATTGCTCCCAATTGTCTACACTCCGACTGTTGGTGAGGCTTGCCAGAAATTCGGAAGCATCTTCAGGCGCCCTCAGGGTCTTTACATAAGTCTAAAAGAGAA GGGTAAAGTTCTCGAGGTATTGAAGAACTGGCCTGTAAGGACTGTTCAAGTTATTGTTGTGACTGATGGTGAACGTATCCTGGGACTTGGTGACCTTGGTTGTCAG GGGATGGGAATTCCTGTGGGGAAGTTGGCTTTGTACACGGCACTTGGAGGAGTTCGCCCCTCAATG TGTTTGCCTGTAACAATTGATGTTGGGACAAACAATGAGAAGTTGCTGGATAATGAGTTTTACATTGGACTCAGACAAAAGAGGACAAGGGGAAAG GAGTACGAGGATCTTTTAGAAGAGTTCATGAGTGCTGTCAAGCAGAACTATGGTGAAAAAGTTATTGTACAG TTCGAAGATTTTGCAAACCACAATGCTTTTGAGCTGCTGGCCAAATATAGAGCATCTCATCTCGTCTTCAATGATGACATACAG GGGACGGCATCTGTAGTTCTTGCAGGAGTTGTGGCAGCACTGAAGTTAATCGGTGGTTCCCTGTCTGAGCATAGGTTTTTGTTCCTTGGCGCTGGAGAA GCTGGTACCGGTATAGCAGAACTAATAGCTCTTGAGATCTCGAAAAGG ACAAAAGTTCCTGTGGAAGAGACCCGTAAGAAGATCTGGCTTGTTGATTCAAAG GGATTGATTGTTATCTCTCGTAAAGATTCTCTTCAACATTTTAAGCAGCCTTGGGCTCATGAGCATGAGCCTGTTGATAATCTTTTGGATGCTGTCAAG GCAATTAAACCAACAGTTCTTATTGGATCGTCTGGTGTTGGAAGAACATTTACAAAGGAGGTGATTGAAGCAGTATCGTCCTTCAATGAG AAACCTCTCATTTTGGCTCTTTCCAACCCAACATCACAATCTGAATGTACCGCTGAAGAAGCTTATACTTACAGTGAG GGTCGTGCAATTTTTGCCAGCGGAAGTCCATTTGATCCTTTTGAGTACAAGGGCAAAGTTTTTGTTCCTGGCCAG TCCAACAATGCATACATTTTTCCTGGATTTGGTCTGGGTTTGGTTATCTCTGGAGCAATCCGTGTTCACGATGACATGCTTCTGGCAGCCT CGGAAGCCTTGGCGGGGCAAGTTTCCGAGGAGAATTTTGCAAAGGGGCTGATCTATCCACCATTGTCGAACATCAGAAAGATTTCTGCCCAAGTAGCTGCTAATGTAGCTGCCAAGGCATATGACCTTG GCGTGGCTACGCGTCTCCCTCGTCCTGAGAATCTTGTGAAGCATGCCGAGAGTTGCATGTACAGTCCCGTCTACAGAAACTACCGCTAA